From a single Silene latifolia isolate original U9 population chromosome 6, ASM4854445v1, whole genome shotgun sequence genomic region:
- the LOC141588504 gene encoding uncharacterized protein LOC141588504 codes for MTDYFSKWIEADSFRQVTDKEVISFIRTNIICRYKVPSEIVCDNGTQFVGKRTKAFCDEWNIILVTLTPGYPKGNGQVESSNKVVIICLKKKLKSRRVIPAEVHVPTSRYSLNNIEANNSLMHDSLVLIEELRDAAKIRIASYQQTVGISYNKNVKIRVFREGDLVVRKHTSTTAGRSTVVDKKVKDPDDTSKCPPESPNTKPSSQAGDISPPIKLDPTHFMTGRKTAHD; via the exons atgactgattacttctccaaatggattgaagcagATTCTTTCAGGCAGGTTACTGAcaaggaagtaatatccttcatcaggacaaatatCATATGTAGGTATAAAGTCCCTTCAGAGATAGTTTGTGACAATGGCACTCAATTCGTTGGAAAAAGAACCAAAGCTTTCTGTGATGAATGGAATATCATCCTGGTAACTTTAACCCCTGGCTACCCAAAAGGAAACGGGCAAGttgaatcaagcaacaaagtagtcaTCATCTGCCTGAAAAAGAAGCTGAAGAGTAGACGAG tcattcctgcagaagtacATGTGCCAACTTCAAGATACAGCCTGAACAACATAGAAGCAAACAACAGCCTGATGCATGACAGCCTAGTCCTAATAGAGGAGTTAAGAgatgctgccaaaatcaggatagcATCATATCAACAAACAGTAGGTataagttacaacaaaaatgtcaaaatcAGAGTTTTTAGGGAAGGTGACTTAGTCGTACGAAAg CACACCTCTACAACAGCTGGACGCAGCACTGTGGTGGATAAGAAGGTGAAAGATCCTGACGACACGTCCAAATGTCCTCCAGAAAgtccgaataccaagccctctagccaagcaggggacataagccctccaatCAAGCTGGATCCCACCCACTTCATGACAGGAAGAAAAACTGCACATGATTGA